A genome region from Paracholeplasma morum includes the following:
- a CDS encoding extracellular solute-binding protein — MKKIASFLIAVVAVITLAACANVRASAPVFEGIPAGKTVTITDGDTFDPKAGITAKDTKDKDLTASIIVEGLDSDKLAGGIWIGGPGSFSYKLSVTNSAGLKTEETIALVVNAKEGQQATPAVIEGAYSNQVYYIGSNPYNPLEGVSARDAIDGDLTAELKVKGTPYTARPGVSNFTIEVKNSAGYTTSIAVTLTVKAQYSIPTELTTDPITISFWHSNGDSIEAELKKYALSFQAKYPNITVEVIKKEQSYSELKNTVVKAAGTGGLPNLVQSYPDHVMEYLTYNALLSVSPYYAHPVHGYSTTDAKDSFADLIGSYRTENSQYTKDGDFYALPFNKSTEVLAYNKTVYDRLVAAGKAPAEFPSTWQDIIALAPAYREIANSYFKENQTFVNTHGSQSQKALFTDDNVKLMTEKFVPFSYDSTDNAFITLTRQWGGEYTGIDENRNGVIKFDNAQTRSMLQFFYDNKTAITVPGNWGDSYSYASDIFKNGFTFITIGSTGGIRYNAPILVTNEGAGIDQYLFEVGVAPMPYNKEMPENWTAIQQGTNISITSAGTEQQKLASWYFLKHLTSYDVQLDFSMKIGYSPVRTSVYSDPAFVQFRNGLDKEGKALRGADYLMSQAINAASIQKDVQFFDQAFVGSSTSRTAVGVAFNQVMLATNPNVINIAIQQAVDEAKKILGN; from the coding sequence ATGAAAAAAATAGCTTCATTCTTGATTGCAGTAGTTGCAGTCATCACTTTAGCTGCTTGTGCTAACGTTAGAGCAAGCGCTCCAGTGTTTGAAGGTATTCCTGCAGGAAAAACTGTAACCATTACAGATGGTGATACATTCGATCCTAAAGCAGGGATAACTGCAAAAGACACTAAAGATAAGGATTTAACAGCTTCAATTATTGTTGAAGGGTTAGATTCAGACAAATTAGCAGGTGGTATTTGGATCGGTGGTCCAGGTAGCTTCTCATATAAATTATCTGTTACTAACAGTGCAGGTTTAAAAACAGAAGAAACCATCGCGTTAGTTGTTAATGCAAAAGAAGGCCAACAAGCAACGCCAGCAGTAATTGAAGGGGCTTATTCAAACCAAGTATATTACATTGGTTCAAACCCTTACAACCCACTTGAAGGGGTTTCTGCTAGAGATGCTATCGATGGCGATTTAACTGCAGAATTAAAAGTTAAGGGGACTCCTTACACAGCAAGACCTGGTGTTTCTAACTTCACAATCGAAGTTAAAAACAGTGCTGGTTATACAACTTCAATCGCAGTTACATTAACTGTTAAAGCTCAATACTCAATCCCAACAGAATTAACAACAGATCCAATCACAATTTCATTCTGGCATTCAAACGGGGATTCAATCGAAGCTGAATTGAAGAAGTATGCATTATCATTCCAAGCGAAATATCCAAATATTACAGTAGAAGTTATTAAGAAAGAACAATCATATTCTGAACTTAAGAACACTGTAGTTAAAGCAGCTGGTACAGGTGGACTTCCAAACCTAGTTCAATCCTATCCAGACCACGTTATGGAATACTTGACTTACAATGCATTACTAAGCGTGTCACCTTACTATGCACATCCAGTTCACGGTTATTCTACAACAGATGCTAAAGACTCATTCGCAGACTTAATCGGTTCATATAGAACTGAAAATAGCCAATATACTAAAGATGGTGACTTCTATGCATTGCCATTCAACAAGTCAACTGAAGTATTAGCTTATAATAAGACTGTTTATGACAGATTGGTTGCAGCTGGTAAAGCGCCTGCTGAATTCCCATCAACATGGCAAGATATTATTGCTTTGGCACCAGCTTATAGAGAAATTGCAAATAGCTATTTCAAAGAAAACCAAACATTTGTTAACACTCATGGGTCACAATCTCAAAAAGCATTATTTACTGACGATAACGTCAAATTAATGACAGAGAAGTTTGTACCATTCTCATATGACTCAACAGACAACGCATTCATTACTTTAACAAGACAATGGGGCGGAGAATACACAGGTATCGATGAAAACAGAAATGGTGTCATCAAGTTTGATAATGCTCAAACCAGAAGCATGTTACAATTCTTCTATGACAACAAGACAGCAATCACTGTTCCTGGTAACTGGGGTGACTCATATAGCTATGCATCCGATATCTTCAAGAATGGTTTCACATTCATCACTATAGGTTCAACTGGTGGTATCAGATACAATGCACCTATCTTAGTTACTAACGAAGGCGCAGGCATTGATCAATACTTATTCGAAGTTGGTGTAGCACCAATGCCATATAACAAAGAAATGCCTGAAAACTGGACTGCAATTCAACAAGGTACAAACATATCTATCACATCAGCAGGTACAGAACAACAAAAACTAGCTTCATGGTACTTCTTAAAGCATTTAACAAGTTATGATGTTCAATTAGACTTCTCAATGAAGATTGGATACTCTCCAGTTAGAACATCAGTATATTCAGATCCAGCATTCGTCCAATTCAGAAATGGTCTTGACAAAGAAGGTAAAGCATTAAGAGGCGCTGACTATTTAATGAGCCAAGCTATTAATGCAGCATCTATTCAAAAAGATGTTCAATTCTTCGACCAAGCATTCGTAGGTTCATCTACTTCAAGAACTGCAGTAGGGGTTGCGTTCAACCAAGTTATGTTAGCAACTAACCCTAACGTAATTAACATTGCAATTCAACAAGCAGTAGATGAAGCTAAAAAGATTCTCGGGAACTAA